One segment of Scomber scombrus chromosome 3, fScoSco1.1, whole genome shotgun sequence DNA contains the following:
- the LOC133977777 gene encoding adenosine receptor A1, giving the protein MSSSPGIKPREHVDMMYISIETAIALASVLGNVLVVLVVCVNRALRNTTFCFIVSLAVADIAVGVLVIPLAIIISLGFNTQFYTCLFLSCLLLIITQSSILSLLAIAIDRYLRVKIPTRYSTIVTQRRAYVAVCLCWILSFLTGLVPMIGWNNSDAQRNLSSSSDIICRFTTVMRMDYMVYFNFFGWVVVPLTIMIALYGEIFRVIRRRLNQRAEATCDAERYYRKELRLAKSLALVVFLFVVCWLPIHIMNCITFFCQDCVIPKFAMYVGIFMSHVNSALNPMVYAFRIKRFRVTLIQITRRCMLCKPTEPTLYPTSTPCVTEKVDVNLTHGVENSPVHGVQ; this is encoded by the exons ATGTCTTCCTCTCCTGGTATCAAGCCTCGGGAGCATGTGGACATGATGTACATCTCCATTGAGACAGCTATCGCTCTGGCCTCAGTACTGGGTAATgtgctggtggtgctggtggtgtgTGTGAACCGGGCTCTCCGCAACACCACCTTCTGCTTCATCGTGTCTTTGGCGGTGGCTGACATTGCTGTTGGAGTTTTGGTCATCCCTTTGGCTATTATCATCAGTCTGGGATTTAATACTCAGTTCTACACTTGCCTCTTCCTGTCCTGCTTGCTGCTGATTATAACCCAGAGCTCCATCCTTTCCCTGCTTGCTATCGCCATCGACCGTTATCTGCGAGTCAAGATTCCCACCAG GTACAGCACCATAGTGACCCAGAGGAGGGCATATGTGGCAGTTTGTCTGTGCTGGatcctctccttcctcactGGATTGGTTCCAATGATTGGCTGGAATAACAGTGATGCTCAACGAAACCTCAGCAGTTCCAGCGACATTATCTGCAGATTTACTACCGTGATGAGGATGGACTACATGGTGTACTTCAATTTTTTCGGCTGGGTGGTGGTACCGCTGACCATAATGATCGCCCTGTATGGGGAGATCTTTCGGGTGATCCGGCGACGGCTTAACCAGCGTGCTGAAGCCACTTGTGATGCAGAAAGGTACTATCGGAAAGAGCTGAGGTTGGCAAAATCGCTGGCCTTGGTGGTTTTCCTCTTTGTTGTGTGTTGGCTGCCAATACACATCATGAACTGTATCACTTTCTTCTGCCAAGACTGTGTCATACCCAAGTTTGCCATGTATGTAGGCATTTTCATGTCCCATGTGAACTCAGCACTAAATCCAATGGTTTATGCATTCAGGATAAAGCGGTTCCGTGTCACACTGATCCAGATCACTCGTCGTTGCATGTTATGTAAGCCCACAGAGCCCACCCTGTACCCCACCAGCACACCTTGCGTGACTGAGAAAGTGGATGTAAACCTGACACACGGAGTGGAAAATTCCCCTGTACATGGCGTACAGTGA